One part of the Sorangiineae bacterium MSr11954 genome encodes these proteins:
- a CDS encoding SPOR domain-containing protein: MEPGSHPSTTNADGRDGEHHEGSDPAPEEKTPLGITLTFLALGGACIVFAVAALSGRKSSAPTYVDPLGDLVAQHARAANSGAPYTAKPTDLGSHEVTFPGILSDKDRPTTALAAVRGNSARFVAGAQDARDAGAPMASLPAGPMPGVSLPAQAVLEASPVVTRPRDALTRVASESGQIGQPAAPSVPVGREGGYQLQISSFRARDEAARFADQLRARGHKAYVREAHVPGRGTWYRVRVGPFGSQQAAAQYRSRFEAKEHVVPFVMKPQEADAE; this comes from the coding sequence ATGGAGCCGGGATCGCATCCATCCACCACGAACGCCGACGGACGCGACGGCGAGCACCACGAAGGCTCCGATCCGGCGCCGGAGGAGAAGACCCCCCTCGGCATCACCCTGACCTTCTTGGCGCTGGGCGGCGCGTGCATCGTCTTCGCCGTCGCGGCGCTCTCGGGTCGCAAGTCGAGCGCGCCCACCTATGTCGATCCCCTGGGCGATCTGGTGGCGCAGCATGCGCGCGCAGCCAACTCGGGCGCGCCCTACACCGCCAAGCCGACCGATCTCGGCTCGCACGAGGTCACATTTCCCGGCATCCTCAGCGACAAGGATCGCCCCACCACCGCCCTCGCCGCCGTGCGCGGCAACAGCGCGCGCTTCGTCGCCGGTGCGCAGGATGCGCGCGACGCAGGCGCGCCGATGGCGTCCCTTCCCGCGGGCCCCATGCCCGGCGTGTCGCTTCCGGCGCAAGCCGTGCTCGAGGCTTCGCCGGTGGTGACGCGCCCCCGCGATGCGCTGACCCGGGTGGCCAGCGAATCGGGCCAGATCGGTCAGCCGGCGGCGCCATCGGTACCGGTCGGACGCGAGGGGGGATACCAGCTGCAGATCAGCTCTTTTCGCGCCCGCGACGAGGCTGCGCGGTTCGCCGACCAGCTGCGGGCGCGCGGCCACAAGGCTTACGTCCGCGAGGCGCACGTGCCGGGTCGGGGCACCTGGTATCGGGTCCGCGTCGGCCCGTTTGGGAGCCAGCAAGCGGCAGCGCAGTATCGTTCCCGCTTCGAGGCGAAAGAGCACGTCGTGCCATTCGTGATGAAGCCCCAAGAGGCCGACGCCGAGTGA
- a CDS encoding class II glutamine amidotransferase: protein MARLFGLIGNRADLAARVLASEADALRVHARATPDMPGRAHVPLGWGMGFYQGGEVLIRRRPIDDRPEIDVAKNAHDVRADILIGQVRQATVGSLRTENTHPFRYRQWLFAQTGTVSRFDGIKERLAASVPDFLRGGIRGETDAEIVFHVFLSFLHDAGRLEDLSIDESVVRDALRSTLSVVDGMTAEIGAEPGALNIVVTNGDVIVALHRNDAMAYRQFAGKADADALIGDDLQLRRRAPELAQMHFVLLASDMDDLVAPSSSLGGKPLLSGPESTKASLVRWKKIPERAIVTLTRGDEPKIETL from the coding sequence ATGGCAAGGCTGTTCGGACTCATCGGCAATCGCGCGGATCTCGCCGCACGCGTTCTCGCCTCCGAGGCAGACGCCCTGCGCGTGCATGCCCGCGCCACGCCGGACATGCCGGGGCGTGCCCATGTGCCCCTCGGCTGGGGCATGGGCTTTTACCAAGGCGGTGAGGTGCTCATTCGCCGCCGCCCCATCGACGATCGCCCCGAGATCGATGTGGCCAAGAACGCGCACGATGTCCGGGCCGACATCCTGATCGGTCAGGTACGGCAAGCGACCGTCGGATCGCTCCGCACGGAAAACACGCATCCCTTTCGCTACCGCCAGTGGCTCTTTGCCCAGACCGGCACCGTATCGCGCTTCGACGGCATCAAAGAGCGCCTCGCCGCCAGCGTGCCCGATTTCTTGCGCGGCGGCATCCGCGGGGAGACCGACGCGGAGATCGTCTTCCACGTGTTCCTTTCCTTTCTGCACGACGCCGGCCGCCTCGAGGATTTGAGCATCGACGAATCCGTGGTGCGCGACGCGTTGCGGTCCACGCTCTCGGTGGTCGACGGGATGACGGCCGAGATCGGGGCCGAGCCGGGCGCACTCAACATCGTGGTCACCAACGGCGATGTGATTGTGGCTCTGCACCGCAACGATGCCATGGCCTACCGGCAGTTCGCCGGCAAAGCCGACGCGGACGCGCTCATCGGTGACGATCTGCAGCTTCGTCGCCGCGCCCCCGAGCTTGCCCAGATGCACTTCGTCCTCCTCGCCAGCGACATGGACGATTTGGTTGCCCCGAGCAGCTCGCTCGGTGGAAAACCGCTGCTGTCAGGTCCCGAGTCGACCAAGGCCAGCTTGGTACGCTGGAAGAAGATCCCCGAACGTGCCATCGTCACCCTTACGCGTGGGGACGAGCCGAAAATCGAGACCCTCTGA
- a CDS encoding sigma 54-interacting transcriptional regulator, with the protein MSGGGPLNKHMTGVSSSYHGEGAPERAAGETTGTTHPGLVLLYAPNFEQFHPAYVFTVPELIIGRDATNPICVPEQAVSRQHARISYLDGRWILSDLGSRNGTMVGGRFVGEHALGHLDEIRVGDAIFKFVAGGAEHYVRHRIDGAIFGERRAHHLAELVGGCQMDFIAGDVERIAPTELSCMVLGETGTGKEVVARGIHRLSGRRGSFQAINCAAIPHNLLESELFGYRRGAFSGADRDKPGLVKLADGGTLFLDEIGDMPLEAQAKLLRVLQMREVFPLGGTTADKVDIRVVCATHRDLYTLVRDGRFRGDLFARLNEHAVRLPPLRERKEDVLLLARSFATRYGAPRLSFTFSVLVALMHYNWPFNVRELESCIKRGIALCGGSVLDAPQLPDAIAEFMKGYGARTSIDSLGPLSHGGPPPPFSSQPISQALPSRRGAPTEDELRELLTRHRGNIAAVGRELGKERMQVHRWLKKYNIDHEKYR; encoded by the coding sequence ATGAGCGGTGGCGGTCCTCTGAACAAGCACATGACCGGCGTCTCCTCTTCGTACCATGGCGAAGGGGCACCGGAACGGGCGGCGGGGGAGACCACGGGAACGACACACCCCGGATTGGTGCTGCTCTACGCCCCGAACTTCGAACAATTCCACCCCGCGTATGTGTTCACGGTGCCCGAGCTGATCATCGGGCGCGATGCCACGAACCCCATCTGTGTCCCCGAGCAAGCCGTGAGCCGGCAGCATGCGCGCATCTCGTACCTGGATGGGCGCTGGATCCTCTCCGATCTGGGGAGCCGCAACGGCACCATGGTCGGCGGGCGCTTCGTGGGCGAGCATGCGCTGGGGCACCTCGACGAGATCCGGGTGGGCGACGCCATCTTCAAGTTCGTGGCCGGCGGCGCGGAGCACTACGTGCGCCACCGGATCGACGGCGCCATCTTTGGTGAGAGGCGCGCGCACCACCTCGCCGAGCTGGTGGGCGGCTGCCAGATGGACTTCATCGCCGGCGACGTCGAGCGCATCGCCCCCACCGAGCTCTCGTGCATGGTGCTGGGTGAGACGGGCACCGGAAAAGAAGTGGTCGCGCGCGGCATCCACCGGCTCTCCGGTCGGCGGGGCTCGTTTCAAGCGATCAACTGCGCGGCCATCCCGCACAACCTGCTCGAGAGCGAACTGTTCGGATACCGGCGCGGCGCGTTCTCCGGCGCCGATCGCGATAAGCCGGGCTTGGTGAAGCTGGCCGACGGCGGAACCTTGTTCCTCGACGAGATCGGCGACATGCCGCTGGAGGCGCAGGCCAAGCTGCTGCGCGTGCTGCAGATGCGCGAGGTCTTTCCGCTGGGCGGAACGACGGCCGACAAAGTCGACATCCGCGTGGTTTGCGCCACGCACCGCGATCTGTACACCTTGGTGCGCGACGGCCGCTTTCGCGGCGATCTCTTCGCGCGGCTCAACGAGCACGCGGTCCGCTTGCCGCCCCTTCGCGAGCGCAAAGAGGACGTGCTGCTCCTGGCCCGAAGCTTCGCGACCCGCTACGGGGCACCGCGGCTCTCGTTCACCTTCAGCGTCCTGGTGGCGCTGATGCACTACAACTGGCCCTTCAACGTGCGCGAGCTGGAGAGCTGCATCAAGCGGGGCATCGCGCTCTGCGGCGGCTCGGTGCTCGACGCCCCACAGCTCCCCGACGCCATCGCCGAGTTCATGAAGGGCTACGGCGCGCGCACCTCCATCGATTCGCTCGGGCCGCTCTCGCACGGTGGCCCTCCGCCGCCGTTCTCGAGTCAGCCCATCAGCCAGGCGCTACCAAGCCGCCGGGGTGCGCCCACCGAGGACGAGCTGCGCGAGCTGCTCACGCGCCACCGCGGAAACATCGCAGCGGTCGGGCGGGAGCTCGGAAAGGAGCGCATGCAGGTGCATCGCTGGCTCAAGAAGTACAACATCGATCACGAGAAGTACCGCTGA
- the coaE gene encoding dephospho-CoA kinase (Dephospho-CoA kinase (CoaE) performs the final step in coenzyme A biosynthesis.), translating into MILFGLTGGLASGKSAVAARLRAHRLPVIDADALARDVVAPGSSGLAAIVRAFGPEVLTAEGALDRPKVAGIVFSDPEKRRVLNGIVHPRIGALTAERARALEEQGEPLACYEAALLVENGLADAFRPLVVVAATPSLQLARAVARDGESAEQVRLRLAAQMPLEAKVAVADFVIHNTGTLDELNGDTDRVFATICARAGIDGARYGISPNLANATPDPGRPS; encoded by the coding sequence GTGATCCTTTTTGGCCTGACCGGTGGTCTCGCCTCGGGCAAGAGCGCGGTCGCCGCGAGACTGCGCGCCCACCGACTCCCCGTCATCGACGCCGATGCGCTCGCGCGCGACGTGGTGGCCCCGGGCTCCTCGGGGCTCGCGGCCATCGTGCGAGCCTTCGGGCCCGAGGTGCTCACCGCCGAAGGAGCGCTCGACCGTCCCAAGGTGGCGGGCATCGTGTTCTCCGACCCCGAAAAACGGCGCGTCTTGAACGGCATCGTGCACCCGCGCATCGGGGCGCTCACGGCCGAGCGCGCGCGGGCGCTGGAGGAGCAAGGCGAGCCGCTCGCTTGCTACGAGGCCGCGCTGCTGGTCGAGAATGGGCTCGCGGATGCATTTCGTCCGCTGGTGGTGGTGGCGGCAACGCCCTCGTTGCAGCTCGCGCGCGCGGTGGCGCGCGATGGGGAGAGCGCGGAGCAGGTGCGGCTTCGGCTCGCAGCGCAGATGCCGCTGGAGGCAAAAGTCGCGGTGGCCGACTTCGTTATCCACAACACGGGGACCCTCGACGAGTTGAACGGCGATACCGACCGAGTGTTCGCCACAATCTGTGCACGCGCGGGCATCGATGGCGCGCGTTACGGCATCTCGCCGAATTTGGCCAATGCCACGCCCGATCCGGGGCGGCCATCCTAG
- a CDS encoding gluconate 2-dehydrogenase subunit 3 family protein encodes MRSNGLVNRRRFLLQLGVVGGALLATGSVVAFFRTRGYAIAPERERSLLSLSAWQLIVVEQAARRMAASDESADVVPTTDETDVAGFIDAYGAKLPEDMRRDLFRFFAYLEHLAPLCLQLGSRFSRLAPADQDRVLASLETSDMPLLRAGFQGLKALVFMGYYRDPRTWRIAGYPGPWLNRPEGAGKERDGG; translated from the coding sequence ATGCGCTCTAATGGTCTGGTGAATCGACGTCGGTTCCTTCTCCAACTGGGCGTCGTCGGTGGCGCCCTTCTCGCCACCGGCTCGGTGGTGGCGTTCTTCCGCACACGCGGTTATGCGATCGCGCCCGAGCGAGAACGCTCGCTTCTCTCCCTCTCCGCCTGGCAGCTCATCGTGGTGGAGCAAGCGGCTCGACGTATGGCCGCATCCGACGAAAGCGCTGATGTCGTTCCCACGACCGACGAAACGGATGTGGCCGGTTTCATCGACGCGTACGGCGCCAAGCTACCCGAGGACATGCGCCGGGATCTCTTCCGCTTTTTCGCCTACCTGGAGCATTTGGCGCCACTTTGTCTCCAGCTGGGCTCGCGCTTTTCGCGCTTGGCCCCGGCCGACCAGGATCGCGTGCTCGCCTCGCTCGAGACCTCGGACATGCCCCTCTTGCGCGCCGGCTTCCAGGGGCTCAAGGCGTTGGTCTTCATGGGGTACTACCGCGATCCCCGCACCTGGCGGATCGCGGGCTACCCGGGGCCATGGTTGAATCGTCCGGAGGGCGCGGGGAAGGAAAGGGACGGAGGGTGA
- a CDS encoding GMC family oxidoreductase, with translation MVRGVELRLAEKSFVTRGRDLRADLALDAGAVVVGMGAGGSIALRELARAGVDVVGLEEGGYHTAADFNQREEQMLALLFQEMGGRTTEDMAIRVLQGRGVGGSTIHNTNLCKRIPDPILNAWSERLGLHDLRPEALAPVFAQIESELGVSTMGPSDRNANNEVLRIGIEKLGWRGGPLQHNRIGCQRSGFCELGCSYDAKQNALKVVLPQAAAAGAHVYADIKVTEIQVDGGAVTGVEGVALDERGAMIAHVRIRTRVVVLAGSATGSAALALASGLPDPHDQLGRGLHLHPAALVAGVFDRELDGFDGIPQSYECTEHLSFEPGSDRRVWIVPAFGHPIATAALLPGFGAAHMRAMRAYRKLAVLTAMVHDESEGRVLLRDGRNGGRPQLRYELGESDRVQLAKGIVACGRILFAAGAKEVVVPAVFPLRTRDARELDRVDMAFVRPHHLPLSAVHPMGSMRLGTDPARSVVGPTGEHHQVRGLFVADGSLFPTSIGGPPQIGIYALALHLSRHMVARAKG, from the coding sequence ATGGTGCGCGGGGTGGAGCTCCGGCTGGCGGAAAAATCCTTCGTCACGCGCGGCCGCGATCTGCGCGCCGATCTCGCGCTCGACGCCGGCGCGGTGGTGGTCGGGATGGGCGCAGGAGGCTCCATCGCGCTGCGCGAGCTGGCGCGCGCCGGCGTCGATGTGGTGGGCCTCGAGGAGGGCGGCTACCACACGGCGGCGGACTTCAACCAGCGCGAGGAGCAGATGCTCGCGCTCCTCTTTCAAGAGATGGGCGGGCGCACCACCGAGGACATGGCCATCCGCGTTCTGCAAGGGCGCGGCGTGGGCGGCAGCACCATCCACAACACGAACCTCTGCAAGCGCATCCCCGATCCCATTTTGAACGCGTGGAGCGAGCGGCTCGGTCTTCACGATCTGCGGCCCGAGGCGCTCGCGCCGGTGTTTGCGCAGATCGAGTCGGAGCTCGGCGTAAGCACCATGGGCCCCTCCGATCGCAACGCGAACAACGAGGTGCTGCGCATCGGGATCGAGAAGCTCGGCTGGCGCGGCGGTCCGCTGCAGCACAATCGCATCGGCTGCCAGCGCAGCGGGTTCTGCGAGCTGGGGTGCAGCTACGACGCCAAGCAAAACGCGCTCAAGGTCGTTCTGCCCCAGGCCGCAGCCGCCGGCGCGCATGTCTATGCCGACATCAAGGTCACGGAGATCCAGGTCGACGGCGGCGCGGTCACCGGGGTGGAGGGCGTCGCCCTCGACGAACGGGGCGCGATGATCGCCCACGTCCGCATTCGCACGCGGGTGGTGGTGCTCGCGGGGAGCGCCACCGGCTCGGCGGCGTTGGCCCTCGCCAGCGGGCTGCCCGATCCGCACGATCAGCTGGGGCGCGGGCTGCATCTGCACCCGGCGGCGCTCGTCGCCGGAGTCTTCGACCGGGAGCTCGACGGCTTCGACGGCATCCCCCAGTCGTACGAGTGCACGGAGCACCTCTCGTTCGAGCCGGGCAGCGATCGCCGCGTCTGGATCGTTCCAGCCTTCGGGCACCCCATCGCCACCGCCGCGCTGCTCCCTGGCTTTGGCGCCGCGCACATGCGGGCCATGCGCGCGTACCGCAAGCTGGCGGTGCTCACGGCCATGGTCCACGACGAGAGCGAGGGGCGCGTGCTTCTGCGCGACGGGCGCAACGGCGGCCGCCCGCAGCTTCGCTACGAGCTCGGCGAGTCGGACCGGGTGCAGCTCGCGAAGGGCATCGTCGCGTGCGGCCGCATCCTCTTTGCCGCCGGCGCGAAGGAGGTCGTCGTCCCCGCCGTCTTCCCCTTGCGCACCCGCGATGCGCGCGAGCTCGACCGCGTCGACATGGCGTTCGTGCGGCCGCACCATCTCCCGCTCAGCGCGGTGCACCCCATGGGCAGCATGCGCCTGGGCACCGACCCCGCGCGAAGCGTGGTGGGGCCCACCGGCGAGCACCACCAGGTTCGGGGGTTGTTCGTGGCCGATGGCTCGCTCTTTCCAACGAGCATCGGCGGTCCGCCGCAAATCGGGATTTACGCGCTCGCGCTGCACCTGTCGCGGCACATGGTGGCGCGGGCGAAGGGGTGA
- the dnaE gene encoding DNA polymerase III subunit alpha: MADEFVHLHVHTQYSMLDGAVKVKDLVKRVVGAGMKAVAVTDHANMFGAISFYKAAKEAGVAAILGCEIDVTDGRHSRHLPLLAASPEGYKNLVWLVSRGHVDPDPAGPPGHTCVRLSDIADHSKGLIALTGCMGGLVPQRVLEEGPAAGLESLAKLRDIFEPGSLFVELQDHGLIEQPVLNEIMIENARKLDLPLVATNDVHYASRDDAEAHLYLSCIKSGRSYAEAKERHHGSSEMYLKSPAEMAAQFSAWPEAIRNTLQIAERAAIKLKLGEPMLPSFQVPEGFDTEGYFRHVAREGLGTRFRELEALGKTPDREAYRARLELELDVISKMKFPGYFLIVWDFIRYAKENGIPVGPGRGSGAGSIVAYAMRITDLDPIPYNLLFERFLNPERVSMPDFDVDFCMDRRDQVIAYVQKRYGETSVGQIATFAELKAKSVIKDVARAMAITPIEAQALANLIPRKSPAETYTIAESLEVEPKLKARYETEATTKELVDQSRKLEGLTRHAGKHAAGIVISEGPLWDHVPVFRDEKTGAYVTQYYKDDVEQAGLVKFDFLGLKTLTVIDIATKLINARPDIKRQNKVFDPSTVPLDDKATYALLGSGETKGVFQLESSGMQQLFKDLKADSFEDIVAAVALYRPGPLGTGMVQDFVNRKHGRAPIGTMHELVDELLKPTYGVIVYQEQVMQIAQALAGYSLGGADLLRRAMGKKKPEEMAKQKGIFVEGALKKGVLQEDAERIFGLLEYFAGYGFNKSHSAAYALITYQTAYLKAHYPAELLCAIMTSDKERIEKVVRTIADARSLDVTVLSPDINESDTDFKVVYTHPEGNKKLSSRDKVRDPLGPQIRFGLGAVRGVGGAALETLFEARAAGGPFADLFDFGARVDAKKINRSVLEALVQCGAFDTSLKTLGISRARAFASIDIALERSRAASRDRERGQTNLFGLFDAAPRAATNGSNGHGTARSSQSAGDYVDAAAWDQKEMLVRERQSLGFYVSGHPVERYLRDKAAYGRHELNLCADCAGMDDWAKVRLCGMVEGYREKILRDKNGGKPSAGAAKIAFFELEDPSGRVNVKVRGREIESYAQLLTGGEPLVVTGKVSFPRRDDDAPEEDDDANREPTIFLNEVEPLSKVVSSHTERMTIRLRAERTRPSDLDEMKRLFTESQGACPVTVVLTLPDGAEAVLSLRDYRVDVSDPLLSGLERVFGEQVAEI; the protein is encoded by the coding sequence ATGGCCGACGAGTTTGTTCACCTTCACGTCCACACCCAGTACTCGATGCTGGACGGCGCCGTGAAGGTGAAAGACCTGGTAAAGCGCGTGGTTGGGGCGGGGATGAAGGCCGTGGCCGTCACCGACCACGCCAACATGTTCGGCGCGATTTCCTTTTACAAGGCGGCCAAGGAGGCGGGGGTCGCCGCCATCCTGGGGTGTGAGATCGATGTCACCGACGGGCGCCACAGCCGGCACCTGCCGCTCTTGGCGGCCTCGCCCGAGGGGTACAAGAACCTGGTCTGGCTCGTCTCGCGCGGCCATGTCGATCCCGATCCGGCCGGCCCCCCCGGGCACACGTGCGTTCGCCTCTCGGACATCGCCGATCACTCGAAGGGGCTGATCGCGCTCACCGGCTGCATGGGCGGCCTGGTCCCGCAGCGGGTCCTCGAAGAGGGGCCGGCGGCCGGCCTCGAGTCCCTGGCCAAGCTGCGCGACATCTTCGAGCCGGGGAGCCTGTTCGTGGAGCTGCAGGATCACGGTTTGATCGAGCAGCCCGTTCTCAACGAAATCATGATTGAGAACGCGCGCAAGCTCGACCTGCCGCTGGTGGCCACCAACGACGTCCACTACGCCTCGCGCGACGACGCCGAGGCGCACCTCTATCTCTCGTGCATCAAGTCGGGGCGCTCGTACGCGGAGGCCAAGGAGCGCCACCACGGCTCGAGCGAGATGTACCTGAAGTCGCCGGCCGAGATGGCCGCGCAGTTCTCCGCCTGGCCGGAGGCCATCCGCAACACCTTGCAGATCGCGGAGCGGGCGGCCATCAAGTTGAAGCTCGGCGAGCCGATGCTCCCGAGCTTCCAGGTGCCCGAGGGCTTCGACACCGAGGGCTACTTCCGCCACGTGGCCCGCGAGGGGCTGGGGACGCGCTTCCGCGAGCTCGAAGCCCTGGGCAAGACGCCCGATCGCGAGGCCTATCGGGCGCGCCTCGAGCTCGAGCTGGACGTCATCAGCAAGATGAAGTTCCCGGGCTACTTCCTCATCGTCTGGGACTTCATCCGCTACGCCAAGGAGAACGGCATCCCGGTTGGGCCTGGCCGCGGCTCGGGCGCGGGGTCGATCGTGGCCTACGCCATGCGCATCACCGACCTCGATCCCATCCCGTACAACCTGCTGTTCGAGCGCTTCCTGAACCCCGAGCGCGTCAGCATGCCCGACTTCGACGTCGACTTCTGCATGGACCGGCGCGACCAGGTCATCGCCTACGTGCAGAAGCGCTACGGCGAGACCAGCGTGGGCCAGATCGCGACGTTCGCCGAGCTCAAGGCCAAGAGCGTCATCAAGGACGTGGCGCGCGCCATGGCCATCACGCCCATCGAGGCGCAGGCCCTGGCCAACCTGATCCCGCGCAAATCCCCGGCCGAGACGTACACCATCGCCGAGAGCCTCGAGGTCGAGCCCAAGCTCAAAGCGCGCTACGAGACGGAGGCCACCACCAAAGAGCTGGTCGACCAGTCGCGCAAGCTCGAGGGCCTCACGCGGCACGCGGGCAAGCACGCGGCGGGCATCGTCATCAGCGAGGGCCCGCTCTGGGACCACGTGCCGGTCTTCCGCGACGAGAAGACGGGCGCCTATGTCACGCAGTATTACAAGGACGACGTCGAGCAGGCGGGCCTGGTCAAGTTCGACTTCCTCGGCCTCAAGACCCTCACCGTCATCGACATCGCCACGAAGCTGATCAACGCGCGCCCGGACATCAAGCGGCAGAACAAGGTGTTCGATCCGTCCACCGTGCCCCTCGACGACAAGGCCACCTACGCGCTCTTGGGATCGGGCGAAACCAAGGGCGTGTTCCAGCTCGAGTCGAGCGGCATGCAGCAGCTCTTCAAGGACCTCAAGGCCGACTCGTTCGAAGACATCGTCGCCGCCGTGGCCCTCTACCGTCCCGGTCCGCTCGGCACGGGCATGGTGCAGGACTTCGTCAACCGCAAGCACGGCCGCGCCCCCATCGGGACCATGCACGAGCTGGTCGACGAGCTGCTCAAGCCGACCTACGGCGTCATCGTCTACCAGGAGCAGGTCATGCAGATCGCGCAGGCGCTGGCGGGCTACAGCCTCGGCGGCGCCGACCTGCTCCGCCGCGCCATGGGCAAGAAGAAGCCCGAGGAGATGGCCAAGCAAAAGGGCATCTTCGTCGAGGGCGCGCTGAAAAAGGGCGTTCTGCAGGAGGACGCCGAGCGCATCTTCGGGCTGCTCGAGTACTTCGCGGGCTACGGCTTCAACAAGTCGCACAGCGCGGCCTACGCGCTCATCACGTACCAAACGGCTTACCTGAAAGCGCATTACCCGGCCGAGCTCCTTTGCGCGATCATGACCAGCGACAAAGAGCGCATCGAGAAGGTGGTGCGCACCATCGCCGACGCGCGCTCCTTGGACGTGACCGTTCTGTCGCCCGACATCAACGAGAGCGACACCGACTTCAAGGTCGTCTACACGCACCCCGAGGGGAACAAAAAGCTCTCGTCGCGCGACAAGGTCCGCGATCCGCTGGGGCCGCAGATCCGCTTCGGGCTGGGCGCGGTGCGCGGGGTCGGCGGCGCCGCGCTGGAGACCTTGTTCGAGGCGCGCGCGGCCGGCGGTCCCTTCGCCGACCTGTTCGACTTCGGCGCCCGGGTCGACGCGAAGAAGATCAACCGCAGCGTGCTCGAGGCGCTGGTGCAGTGCGGGGCGTTCGACACCTCCCTCAAGACCTTGGGCATCTCCCGGGCCCGCGCCTTTGCCTCCATCGACATCGCGCTGGAGCGTTCGCGCGCCGCCAGCCGCGATCGCGAGCGGGGCCAGACGAACCTCTTCGGCCTCTTCGACGCGGCGCCGCGCGCGGCCACCAACGGCTCCAACGGGCACGGCACCGCGCGCTCCTCGCAGAGCGCGGGCGACTACGTGGACGCGGCCGCGTGGGACCAGAAGGAAATGCTGGTCCGCGAGCGCCAATCCTTGGGCTTCTACGTGTCGGGGCACCCGGTCGAGCGCTATTTGCGCGACAAGGCGGCCTACGGGCGCCACGAGCTCAATCTCTGCGCCGACTGCGCCGGCATGGATGACTGGGCCAAGGTGCGCCTCTGCGGCATGGTCGAGGGCTACCGCGAGAAGATCTTGCGCGACAAAAACGGCGGCAAGCCCTCGGCGGGTGCCGCCAAAATCGCCTTCTTCGAGCTGGAAGACCCCTCGGGCCGGGTCAATGTCAAGGTGCGCGGCCGCGAGATCGAGTCCTACGCGCAGCTCCTCACCGGCGGCGAGCCCTTGGTCGTCACCGGCAAGGTGAGCTTCCCGCGCCGCGACGACGACGCCCCCGAGGAAGACGACGACGCCAACCGCGAGCCGACCATCTTCCTCAACGAGGTCGAGCCCCTCTCCAAGGTCGTGTCGAGCCACACCGAGCGCATGACCATCCGCCTGCGCGCCGAGCGCACCCGGCCCTCCGACCTCGACGAAATGAAGCGCCTCTTCACCGAAAGCCAAGGCGCGTGCCCCGTCACCGTCGTTCTAACCCTCCCCGACGGCGCCGAAGCCGTCCTCTCCCTCCGCGACTACCGGGTCGACGTGAGCGATCCGCTGCTGTCGGGGTTGGAGCGGGTTTTTGGCGAGCAGGTCGCGGAGATTTAG
- a CDS encoding type II toxin-antitoxin system VapC family toxin codes for MIVLDTHTLVWFLLGNPQLGKGATRIIDRNIGRSALVSAISFCEIAALAKRGRVALEITARDFRDHAMNVGFIEKPVDGVIAIEAVALAFAHRDPADRLIVATACSLGAALMTADQVLLDAGVVQTVDARL; via the coding sequence ATGATCGTGCTCGACACGCACACGCTCGTCTGGTTTCTGCTCGGCAATCCGCAGCTCGGCAAGGGCGCCACGCGCATCATCGATCGAAATATCGGGCGGAGCGCTTTGGTCAGCGCCATCTCGTTCTGTGAGATCGCGGCTCTCGCGAAAAGAGGGCGCGTCGCTCTCGAGATCACCGCGCGGGATTTTCGCGACCACGCGATGAACGTGGGGTTCATCGAGAAGCCGGTGGACGGCGTCATCGCCATCGAGGCGGTCGCGCTCGCGTTCGCGCATCGCGACCCCGCGGATCGTCTCATCGTGGCAACCGCTTGCTCGCTCGGGGCCGCGCTGATGACAGCAGACCAGGTGCTTCTCGATGCCGGCGTGGTGCAGACGGTCGACGCGAGGCTATAG
- a CDS encoding type II toxin-antitoxin system prevent-host-death family antitoxin, whose product MAANILSASQFQSQCLELLDTVERTGEDIVITKHGRPIARLAPLEAKKESAFGSVKGKILGDIVGPILTEEEWTFDADNVK is encoded by the coding sequence ATGGCCGCCAACATCCTCTCGGCTTCGCAGTTCCAGAGCCAGTGCCTCGAGCTCCTCGATACGGTCGAGCGCACCGGTGAAGACATCGTCATTACGAAGCATGGCCGCCCCATCGCCCGTCTCGCTCCCCTCGAAGCGAAGAAGGAGAGCGCGTTCGGCTCGGTCAAAGGGAAGATCCTGGGCGACATCGTTGGCCCCATCCTCACGGAAGAGGAGTGGACGTTCGACGCCGACAACGTCAAATGA